The Trachemys scripta elegans isolate TJP31775 chromosome 20, CAS_Tse_1.0, whole genome shotgun sequence genomic sequence aaggtcattcttggcagtatcattggtgcccacgtggagaagcaggaaggggtagtgatctgagggcttgatgagtctcggcagtctctccgtcacatcgtgaatcctagctgcTGGCAAGctgcagacctctcggttttctcaGTCAGGGCGGCaaatagatgactcagtccccctgaggagggagtccccgaccaccaccacccgccacctcctcttgggagtggtggtcaaggaacccccatccctatgacagtgcatctcatgccttccttccaatcggtggagtttccttctgctcccttgGTTATCCAGCAGTCCTTACTTGGACAAATTCCCACCAGGTCTAATGAATTTGAATTTGTTTGTATCCAGACCCCTCAGTATTTGCATCTCTATGAGTAAAATATATAGTTGTTTTAAATTAGCAATGTTGGATCATTTAAACTGGAAATAACTTGTTGGCGACAAAGGATCAACACATGCAGTATAAATGCAATATGATTTAAAAAGAACTGTAAaagaaatagtttatttttttctctctcgaGGACTGAGATAGTCCTGctgaattaccaaaaaaaaaaaaaaaaaaaaaaaaagggggggggggggggtgagaagagggaAGGAGCCTAGACTCCTGGCGTTTTGCATTTCTGGCTATTGGGAGTGATTGTTTCATTGCATCAGGTTAATTTTGGTCATAGTTAAATTTTGCTAGAAGCCACAGCAGACTGAacaacaaattgatttttttccctgactATAAGTTCAATGCACAAGGCTTGAACTCCATTAAATCCTCCAGCAGTGGAAGAAGCTCTCTTCTGATATTTTGTAAAATCTCTGAGACAGTTGAAAGATGACAGAGGATGTGACTTTTTATTGGATACCATAGTGTTCTTACTTGGCACATTTTAGTCAAGAAAGGTATGTTTTAATTATTGGTATTTCTTTCATCCAGTTAATTAATAACCAATTGAAATTATATTGTTTACCTATAGCAGGCTCTCTTACTGTATAAAATGTCTCCTGCATCAATGTTATTACAAGTGTTTTTAGTATAACAGGAGCCTATTAAATTGTACTTgcaacatattttaaattaatgctgTCAACATAATTGCTTATCTTCTATTGCTACAAAAACATAGTAAAACAGCTTATCTTTGTCAACATATTGCATAATATTCAATACATatgttaaaaattataaataatccTATCAGGTATTTTCAGGATATTTCACGGTAAAACAGAAAGCAGCAAAAACACCTCTCTGTAGTAAGTGCAAGTCTTGTGATTTAATGGAAATATTACCAgctttaaactttattttactATAAACATTTAGGCAAATGCTGGCAGTTTTTCAGTGtatttttacttaaaatatttattttaatatatcatGACCACAGTTCTCATTATGTGCCACTGATTATATGTAATATTTATATCAGATACTAATGTAACTGAGCAAAGGACATCTATCTGAATTTATGGTATTATTATTAGTATAATCATCTAGAACACACTAGTCAGAATTGTGAGCTCACAAATGTGTGttcaaaaagtcttttttttttttttttaaattttaacatattttagaaCTCAAGCTACTGAATTGTTTTGTGGCCTCAAAGAAGTATTATAGATAGTGAGCATGATAAACCTTCACTGTGTGAAAGAGTCAGTGGGTGCCTGATTTTCTGATGTACTTGAAAAACTgtaactcccgttgacttcaactGCAGTTGTTGATGCTCAACAATTCTGAAAACCAGGACTTGAAAATGTCTTTACCTATTTACTCATACAGAAGGAAAGTCTGGTAACCTTCACAAGAGTGCACAATCCAAGCCACAGTGATACTGCTCTGGCACAACTATGGTGTAGGATGACAGACTACAAAGAGGCCATAAAAGGGTTTCACATTCCTTTGAATGCAATGGAGCAGTGTGCCACAATGGCTGTCTCCACAGAGCATGTGGGAGATGGTTCCTAGTGAGATGAAGGAAGGGCATGGGTAAGACCACCGGGCCCCACCAAATCTCTGTGTAGGTCGCTTGTGCAAATCCTTTGTAAATCCTATTTGTTTAGGCTTTACATGAGTGATGTGCCTTTCACCATAAATGGCAATGGTTCAAATGAgagaagtaatatcttttattggaccaacttcttctggtgagagagacaagcttttgagacacccagagctcttcttcaggtcaaatGACTTTTAGAAAATAATAGCTCTGGTatgtgaagagaagaaagccATCCATTCTATTTCAGGCTTCTTCAGGATGAAGCTACTGCTgagaagcatcatttaaaaaaaaaaaaaaatccatctgagAGGTCATTCTCAGCTATCAGCCTAATGGGATAGTAACTGATATTTCTAAAAACTGTTCTGAAAAATCTATTAAACGTAATCActaaataataatgttttattaattatCAAGGGAACTATAACTAATCACTGCAGGTTTCCTTTAAATACAGTATACTATGTTTGACCTTTATTTATACCAGCTAAAAGCCTCCTAATTTTGTGGGTTTCAACCCTCTTCATAGCTCTTCTGATTTCTCTATTATGTGCCTTGGTAGGCATAAGCAATATCAAAGAAAGTTCAGAAGTAACATTCCCCAGTATACAATTTATGTagatttgaaatttttttctatACTTACTTTAGTTATCAAATAATTATTAAAGGCATATTTACTGGACTTTAAAAACCTCAgtaaggacccaattctgcaaaggGCCAAACAcctaaacttccattgacttcaatggaaattgagCATGCTTAGTACCGCGTAAGATTTGGTCCCTACTaaggtaatttttatttttaatttgaagaaaaaaaagctAGAAAACATCACTGTATTAATGTTGTACCTGAGATATTAAAATCTCAGCTGTTAATGAAAGAGTGATGCTCTTTATGAGCTTGGTTACTATGTTTTGAATGTGAGAGAATCAGTGTCAGCTTTTGTGTAATATAGAAGGGCTGCAACTGTGACAATATCTTATGTTTATCTTTCATAGCTTTTAGTGCTAAGATGGCAGAGTAACCATGGGAGACTGGAATTTTCTTGGAGGCATCTTGGAGGAGGTCCACATTCATTCCACTATTATTGGAAAGGTTTGGTTAACTATCCTATTCATATTTCGAATGCTTGTCCTAGGTGTGGCAGCTGAAGATGTCTGGAATGATGAGCAGTCAGAATTCATATGCAATACAGAGCAACCTGGCTGCAGAAATGTTTGCTATGACCAGGCCTTTCCTATCTCTCTCATAAGATATTGGGTCTTGCAAGTTATATTTGTATCTTCACCTTCCTTGGTCTATATGGGCCATGCTTTATACAGACTAAGAGCCttagaaaaagagagacaaaagaaGAAGGCACAAGTAAGAATGGAACTTGAAGGAGTTGAACTAGAAATGACTGAAGATCGGAAAAGACTGGAGCGAGAACTCCGGCAACTGGAGCAAAGAAAGCTCAACAAAGCACCCCTGAGAGGCTCCTTGCTCTGCACTTACGTGATACATATTTTTACTAGATCTGCAGTTGAAGTTGCGTTTATGATTGGCCAATATCTTCTTTATGGTTTTCAGCTCAATCCTCTTTATAAATGTCAGAGAGAGCCATGTCCAAACATAGTTGACTGTTTTATATCAAGACCAACAGAAAAGACAGTGTTCCTATTATTTATGCAATCAATAGCAATTGTATCATTGTTTTTAAACATCTTAGAAATTGTCCATCTAGGggtcaaaaaaattaaaaagggactTTGTGGGCCTGATAAAAACAGGGATGACTTTGATGATTTCTATGTAAGTAAATCCAAGAAAAACTCTGTAATACCCCACCCTTGTATGGGAACATCCGCAACTCCACAAAAAACTCTCCCTTCTGCCCCTAGTAGTTATACCCTGttaatagaaaaacaaacttaCACAGCAGGCCATGATGTTCTAAATTCATCTTCTGCATTCCAATCTGTTAAAAACAACCATACTGAAAATAGCAACAATCACATTCATGATGAAAGGGAAAGTAAATTGCCAGATGAGATGCAAACTTCTAATACTTTGGACCGTCATCCTCGAAATACCAGCTCAAATAATAATGAAGGCTTAAGCAAGGTATTTGGGACAGAAATTAATGGTAGTCAGCAACAAGATGAAAAAAAACATTGCCTCAGTGGCATGCATTCTAATCTAGTTGCAGCTTCAGGTCTGTGCTTGGGAAGCCTGGCTGAACTGCCACCTGGAAGTTCATTGCAACCTGATATGACTTCCCCTATTT encodes the following:
- the GJA9 gene encoding gap junction alpha-9 protein, yielding MGDWNFLGGILEEVHIHSTIIGKVWLTILFIFRMLVLGVAAEDVWNDEQSEFICNTEQPGCRNVCYDQAFPISLIRYWVLQVIFVSSPSLVYMGHALYRLRALEKERQKKKAQVRMELEGVELEMTEDRKRLERELRQLEQRKLNKAPLRGSLLCTYVIHIFTRSAVEVAFMIGQYLLYGFQLNPLYKCQREPCPNIVDCFISRPTEKTVFLLFMQSIAIVSLFLNILEIVHLGVKKIKKGLCGPDKNRDDFDDFYVSKSKKNSVIPHPCMGTSATPQKTLPSAPSSYTLLIEKQTYTAGHDVLNSSSAFQSVKNNHTENSNNHIHDERESKLPDEMQTSNTLDRHPRNTSSNNNEGLSKVFGTEINGSQQQDEKKHCLSGMHSNLVAASGLCLGSLAELPPGSSLQPDMTSPISINCARKLRGVSSPWNCSTVVESEGSPTDSPSMSSNRGQDNFSGSRAQGLSKTDLRKIGRPDTPDSLSEMSSESKQSRNCESPQAFSPSRRMSLASNASSRRAPTDLQI